A portion of the Streptomyces sp. YPW6 genome contains these proteins:
- a CDS encoding cytochrome P450 codes for MTVPYQSSGDPVLRAADVDLADPAFWRLPRPQRLRAFALLRELDAPVLFTPRPGTARTAGKPFHALVRHADVRTASRTPGVFASAPGVTTPEPAGWAKALFGNSMVNMDGQEHAALRRIVSRRFTPRLLAGVEENVGRLAERLVDELIAERPRDFVLSAASRLPLEVICDLMGIPRAHRARIAEQIDHASEHVGVERRGRARIRIPGRGLASLARMQWVMGRLAAQRRRHPGDDLVSALVCADIDGEALSGRQLGAFFSLLLVAGVETTRNAIAHGLFLLDRHPEQRELLRSDFDRYIGGAVDEIVRHSTPIIQFRRTVTAEFALGGRTFLPGEKVALIHASANRDEAVFTHPDRFDITRSPNPHLGYGGGGPHHCLGAHLARLEMTALFRELIDRRPVMGGLGDPGLVDSNFDNRVGSLPFTFGPTFT; via the coding sequence ATGACCGTTCCGTACCAGTCGTCCGGGGATCCCGTGCTGCGCGCGGCGGACGTCGATCTGGCCGACCCGGCGTTCTGGCGGCTGCCGCGCCCCCAGCGGCTCCGGGCCTTCGCCCTGCTGCGGGAGCTGGACGCGCCGGTGCTGTTCACGCCCCGGCCCGGTACGGCGCGTACCGCCGGGAAGCCGTTCCACGCGTTGGTGCGCCATGCCGACGTGCGGACGGCGAGCCGTACGCCCGGGGTGTTCGCCAGCGCGCCCGGGGTGACCACCCCGGAGCCGGCCGGCTGGGCGAAGGCGCTGTTCGGGAACTCGATGGTGAACATGGACGGGCAGGAGCACGCGGCGCTGCGCCGGATCGTCTCCCGGCGGTTCACCCCGCGCCTGCTGGCGGGCGTCGAGGAGAACGTCGGGCGGCTCGCGGAGCGGCTGGTGGACGAGCTGATCGCCGAGCGGCCGCGGGACTTCGTGCTGTCGGCGGCCTCGCGGCTGCCCCTGGAGGTGATCTGCGACCTGATGGGCATCCCGCGGGCCCACCGGGCGCGGATCGCCGAGCAGATCGACCACGCCTCGGAGCATGTCGGCGTGGAGCGGCGAGGGCGGGCCCGGATCCGGATCCCGGGGCGCGGGCTGGCCTCCCTGGCCCGGATGCAGTGGGTGATGGGGAGGCTCGCCGCACAGCGCCGCCGTCACCCCGGGGACGACCTCGTCTCGGCGCTCGTGTGTGCGGACATCGACGGCGAGGCGCTGTCGGGGCGGCAGTTGGGCGCCTTCTTCTCGCTGCTGCTGGTGGCCGGGGTGGAGACCACCCGCAACGCCATCGCGCACGGGCTGTTCCTGCTCGACCGGCATCCGGAGCAGCGGGAGCTGCTGCGGTCCGACTTCGACCGGTACATCGGCGGGGCCGTCGACGAGATCGTGCGGCATTCGACTCCGATCATCCAGTTCCGCAGGACGGTCACCGCCGAATTCGCCCTGGGCGGTCGCACATTCCTGCCGGGCGAGAAAGTCGCACTCATCCACGCGTCCGCCAACCGCGATGAGGCTGTTTTCACCCATCCGGATCGCTTCGACATCACCCGCTCGCCCAATCCTCATCTGGGATATGGCGGCGGGGGTCCGCACCACTGCCTGGGTGCGCATCTGGCCCGCCTCGAAATGACCGCGCTGTTCCGGGAACTGATCGACCGACGCCCCGTCATGGGCGGTCTGGGCGACCCGGGACTGGTCGATTCGAATTTCGACAACCGGGTCGGCTCGTTACCGTTCACCTTCGGCCCAACATTCACCTGA